The Blastocatellia bacterium genome includes a window with the following:
- a CDS encoding RNA-binding protein encodes MKRIYVGNLSYQTTEADLTDLFEQVGQVESVNIITDRDTGRSKGFAFVEMNDEDAEKAIAQFNGTEVMGRSVTVNEARPREERGGGRGGFGGNRGGGGGRGGFGGGGGRGSGGGGGGRGGYGNRY; translated from the coding sequence ATGAAGAGAATCTACGTTGGTAACCTGTCGTATCAAACGACGGAAGCCGATCTCACTGATCTGTTTGAGCAAGTGGGTCAGGTCGAATCGGTAAACATCATTACGGACCGCGACACGGGACGTTCCAAGGGCTTTGCGTTTGTCGAGATGAACGACGAGGATGCGGAGAAAGCCATTGCGCAATTCAACGGCACCGAAGTCATGGGACGGTCGGTGACGGTCAATGAAGCGCGGCCTCGCGAAGAGCGTGGCGGCGGGCGCGGCGGCTTCGGCGGCAACCGCGGTGGCGGCGGCGGACGTGGCGGCTTCGGCGGCGGCGGCGGACGTGGCAGCGGCGGCGGCGGCGGCGGACGTGGCGGCTACGGAAACCGTTACTAA